TTATTGGCTCAAATTATTAAAATGGTGAATGATGCAAGTAGAAGTCGTGCTCCAATTCAAAAATTAGCCGATAAAGTATCTAGTTATTTTGTACCAATAGTCATTGTTATTGCAGTGATTACTTTTCTTGCTTGGGCATTTTTCGGACCATCACCAGCTTATGTATATGCTTTAGTTAATGCAATTGCAGTTTTAATCATTGCTTGTCCTTGTGCTTTAGGTTTAGCAACGCCAATGTCGGTAATGGTTGGTGTAGGCAAAGGTGCTCAAAACGGAGTGCTTATAAAAAATGCCGAAGCTTTGGAAAGAATGAATACAGTAAATACTTTAATTATAGATAAAACAGGAACGATAACCGAAGGGAAACCTACGGTAGAAAAAGTAGAGTCGTTTAGCAATAACTACACCACCAACGATATATTGCAATACATCATATCATTAAATACAGATAGCGAACATCCTTTGGCTGCTGCTACAGTTGCCTACGGAAAAGAACAAAATATAACACCATTCAAAACCGAAAATTTTAATGCCGTTACAGGTAAAGGCGTAGAAGCAAGTATCAATAAAGAAAGTATAGCACTCGGAAATGCTAAGATGATGGAATACGCTCAAGCAAACATCACTGCTGATATGGAAGCAACGATCAAAGCATTTCAACAACAAGGAAAAACAGTTTCTTATTTAAGTATTAAACATACAGTAGTAGGATATATTGTGTTTAGCGATAAAATCAAAGCAACAAGCATGGCTGCTATTGATGAATTGCAGAAAAAAGGAATAGCAGTGATTATGCTTACTGGCGATAATTTTAATACAGCTCAAGCAGTAGCCAACACACTGCACTTATCAGATTTTAAAGCTAATATGTTACCAGAAGACAAACTTAACGAAGTACAAGTGTTGCAACAAAAAGGCAAAGTGGTAGCAATGGCTGGCGATGGCATTAACGATGCACCTGCTTTAGCGAAAAGCGATGTAGGTATTGCTATGGGAACAGGAACAGATATTGCAATTGAAAGTGCTATGATTACTTTAGTAAAAGGCGATTTACAAGGTATTGTAAAAGCAAAGCATTTAAGCGATGCAGTAATGAATAATATAAAACAAAATTTATTTTTCGCACTAATTTATAATACACTTGGTATTCCAATTGCAGCAGGTGTGCTTTTTCCTTTTTTCGGCATTTTATTATCACCTATGATAGCTGCATTGGCAATGAGTTTTAGCTCTGTTTCTGTCATTACTAATTCACTACGATTACGAACTGTTCATTTATAAAGTATAGAAAATGAAAAATAAAAAATACCATTTAATATATATATCAACAATAGTATGTTGCTTTCTTTTTAGTCCAATGGTATTGGCACAAAAGGTAGTACATTACGATTTAACTGTTACCGATACGATAGTCAATTTTACTGGAAAAAATAAAAAAGCCATTGCTGTAAATGGTCAAATTCCAATGCCAACATTAATATTTTCAGAAGGCGATACTGCTGAAATAGTTGTACACAACCAACTCAAAGAAAGCACTTCTTTACATTGGCACGGACTCTTTGTTCCTAATAAAGACGATGGTGTGCCATACTTAACACAACTGCCAATTGCTCCTAATGATTCTTTTGTTTATCGTTTCCCAATCATTCAAAACGGAACGCATTGGTACCATAGTCATAGTGGTTTGCAAGAACAAATTGGCATGTATGGTTCACTCATTCTTAAAAAACGAACGGATGATGCTACTTTTAGAAAAGGAATAGACGACTTACCAGCTGTTCCTTTAATTTTGAGTGAATGGACAGACATCAAGCCAAAAAATGTACACAGAATGTTACACAATGCATCAGATTGGTTTGCGATAAAAAAAGGTTCTACACAAAGCTATTTTGAAGCCATTAAAGCTAAAAGTTTTAAAACCAAATTAACGAACGAGTGGAAGCGAATGTTGGCAATGGATGTAAGTGATGTTTATTACGACAAATTTTTAATCAACGGAACTTCAGAGCAACAGTTAACCAACTTTAAAGGTGGTGATAAAGTACGATTGCGAATTGCCAACGGTGGTGCTTCTTCTTATTTTTGGATAACTTATGCTGGTGGAAAAATTACAGTAGTAGCAAACGATGGCAATGATGTTGTTCCTGTAGAAGTGGACAGATTAATCATTGGTGTTTCTGAAACTTATGATATTGTAGTAACACTACCAAATGATAGTACAGCTTACGAGCTATTAGTTACACCAGAAGACAGAACAAAATCGGTGTCGTATTATATTGGTGATGGAATAAAACAATTGGTGAGTCCGTTGCCAAAATTAAAATACTTTGAAGGCATGCAAATGATGAACGACATGATGAAGTTAAACGGAAACATGAAAGATATGGGCATGAACATGAGTTTGCAACAAATGGATATGAATACAGTTATGTATCCAGAGATTACAAATAAAATGCTAGCAAAAGATATGCCTGATATGAATAGGAGCGAATCAAATCATAGCAATCATACAATGAACATGAGTAAGGATATAGTTACGCTAAATTATGCCATGTTACAATCGCCAGATAGTACTACACTACCAAACGATGCTCTAATAAAAGAATTGAATTTTGAGTTAACAGGAAACATGAATCGCTATGTTTGGAGTTTAGACAATAAAGTACTGTCCGAGTCAGATAAAATACTCATTAAAAAAGGTGAAGTTGTAAGAATTACATTGTATAATAATTCAATGATGCGTCATCCAATGCATTTACACGGTCATGATTTTAGAGTAATCAATGGCAAAGAAAGTTATGCACCACTAAAAAATGTATTAGACATTATGCCTATGGAAACAGACACCATAGAGTTTGAAGCCAATATGGAAGGTGATTGGTTTTTTCATTGTCATATTTTATATCACATGATGGCAGGTATGAATAGAGTCTTTAGTTATCAAGAAAATTATAATAATCCATACTTACCCAATAAAAATTGGGCGTATAAAAAACTACAAAAAGAAAGCAACAAATTTCATTTTATGATTCAGAATGATTTTGCTTCTAATGGAAATGATGGAATGATGATGCTACAAAATACGCGTTGGCGTTTAGCAACAGAATGGCGTTTAGGATATAGCAAAAAACATGGTTTTGAAACAGAAACACATATTGGAAGATATATTGGCAAAAATCA
Above is a genomic segment from Chitinophagales bacterium containing:
- a CDS encoding copper-translocating P-type ATPase produces the protein MTHTYKITGMSCNGCRSHVEEILSKVKGVTKVIVNLEKAEATITMEQHIPIQTFQQALKDDGGKYNIHNIGDDLHQNHQKAKQKPTNGTGVFYCPMHCEGDKTYDHPGDCPVCGMDLVEEQNLATANTIQWTCPMHPEVIKDHAGSCPICGMDLVPLQPNLSAEEKTYKNLLHKFWIATAFTIPIFIIAMSDMLTNNPLYNIMEQKYWNWLQLALSIPVVFYAAWMFFQRAYRSIITWKLNMFTLIGIGAGVAWIFSVIGLLFPEVFPSQFKTTFGNVHLYFEATTVILTLVLLGQLLEARAHSKTNSAVKELLKLAPNKAIKVVNGEDIEVNLDDIAVNDILKVKPGDRIPVDGIIVQGTCSIDESMITGEPIPVHKKVNDKVSSGTINGNQSFLMKAEKVGSDTLLAQIIKMVNDASRSRAPIQKLADKVSSYFVPIVIVIAVITFLAWAFFGPSPAYVYALVNAIAVLIIACPCALGLATPMSVMVGVGKGAQNGVLIKNAEALERMNTVNTLIIDKTGTITEGKPTVEKVESFSNNYTTNDILQYIISLNTDSEHPLAAATVAYGKEQNITPFKTENFNAVTGKGVEASINKESIALGNAKMMEYAQANITADMEATIKAFQQQGKTVSYLSIKHTVVGYIVFSDKIKATSMAAIDELQKKGIAVIMLTGDNFNTAQAVANTLHLSDFKANMLPEDKLNEVQVLQQKGKVVAMAGDGINDAPALAKSDVGIAMGTGTDIAIESAMITLVKGDLQGIVKAKHLSDAVMNNIKQNLFFALIYNTLGIPIAAGVLFPFFGILLSPMIAALAMSFSSVSVITNSLRLRTVHL
- a CDS encoding multicopper oxidase domain-containing protein codes for the protein MKNKKYHLIYISTIVCCFLFSPMVLAQKVVHYDLTVTDTIVNFTGKNKKAIAVNGQIPMPTLIFSEGDTAEIVVHNQLKESTSLHWHGLFVPNKDDGVPYLTQLPIAPNDSFVYRFPIIQNGTHWYHSHSGLQEQIGMYGSLILKKRTDDATFRKGIDDLPAVPLILSEWTDIKPKNVHRMLHNASDWFAIKKGSTQSYFEAIKAKSFKTKLTNEWKRMLAMDVSDVYYDKFLINGTSEQQLTNFKGGDKVRLRIANGGASSYFWITYAGGKITVVANDGNDVVPVEVDRLIIGVSETYDIVVTLPNDSTAYELLVTPEDRTKSVSYYIGDGIKQLVSPLPKLKYFEGMQMMNDMMKLNGNMKDMGMNMSLQQMDMNTVMYPEITNKMLAKDMPDMNRSESNHSNHTMNMSKDIVTLNYAMLQSPDSTTLPNDALIKELNFELTGNMNRYVWSLDNKVLSESDKILIKKGEVVRITLYNNSMMRHPMHLHGHDFRVINGKESYAPLKNVLDIMPMETDTIEFEANMEGDWFFHCHILYHMMAGMNRVFSYQENYNNPYLPNKNWAYKKLQKESNKFHFMIQNDFASNGNDGMMMLQNTRWRLATEWRLGYSKKHGFETETHIGRYIGKNQWFMPFVGFDWRYRKNGMDNREKNLFGQTNKKDNRITASLGFVYTLPLLIDFQAEVYHDGIVRLSLMREDIPLTKRLRLGFMFNTDIEYMVDLSYIITRYMRARVHYDSDMGFGGGLTINY